One Solibacillus sp. R5-41 DNA segment encodes these proteins:
- a CDS encoding malate synthase G, protein MSTFVQVGSLQVASTLYDFINEKVIPGSEVEQVAFWNGFDQLIHDLAPENQTLLAERDNLQEAINQWHKENKGNFDFAAYKVYLEGIGYLEPKVEPFNVSTENVDSEIAFQAGPQLVVPVSNARYAINAANARWGSLYDALYGTDVIGNEDGAEAGRGYNPVRGGKVINYSKHFLDDAAALQGASHKDVVNYAIVDGLLQATLSNGQKTGLVQEEKLVGYLGETADPTAVLLKNNDLHVEIQIDRLHPIGKNDVAGVKDVVLESAITTIMDCEDSVAAVDAEDKVEVYSNWLGLMKGDLTATFEKGSKTLTRTLNPDRVYTSPTGGSVTINGRSLMFIRNVGHLMTNSAILYKDGQEVPEGIMDGVITSLIAKHELLGSGQYKNSQEGSVYIVKPKMHGSKEVAFANKLFERVEDLIGVKRFTLKIGVMDEERRTSLNLKACIREVKDRIVFINTGFLDRTGDEIHTSMEAGPMIRKGEMKTSTWLAAYEKSNVAVGLDAGLQGRAQIGKGMWAMPDLMAEMLKQKIAHPQAGANTAWVPSPTAATLHAMHYHRENVKEIQKGITTSEDLQDAILQIPLAPSTDWAPEEVQQELDNNAQGILGYVVRWVEHGVGCSKVPDINNIGLMEDRATLRISSQHMANWLHHGICTEKQVQETMKRMAKVVDEQNADDPEYVAMAANFDESVAFQAACDLVFKGYEQPSGYTEPILHKKRLEAKVKFAQKVNA, encoded by the coding sequence ATGTCAACATTTGTACAAGTGGGGAGTTTACAAGTAGCATCAACTTTATACGATTTTATTAACGAGAAAGTAATACCGGGCAGTGAGGTAGAGCAAGTTGCATTCTGGAATGGCTTTGATCAACTGATTCATGACTTAGCACCAGAAAATCAAACGTTATTAGCAGAGCGTGATAATTTACAAGAAGCAATTAATCAGTGGCATAAGGAAAATAAGGGGAATTTTGATTTTGCTGCATATAAAGTCTATTTAGAAGGAATTGGTTATTTAGAGCCGAAAGTTGAGCCTTTTAATGTATCGACTGAAAATGTAGATTCAGAAATTGCATTTCAAGCTGGTCCACAATTAGTTGTACCAGTAAGCAATGCGCGTTACGCAATTAATGCGGCCAATGCACGTTGGGGTAGTTTATATGATGCGCTTTACGGAACAGATGTCATTGGTAATGAAGATGGGGCAGAAGCAGGGAGAGGATATAACCCGGTTCGTGGTGGAAAAGTAATCAATTATTCAAAACATTTTTTAGATGATGCGGCTGCATTACAAGGGGCTTCTCATAAGGATGTTGTGAACTATGCAATTGTCGATGGTTTATTACAAGCGACGTTATCAAACGGACAAAAAACAGGTTTAGTTCAAGAAGAGAAATTAGTCGGCTATTTAGGGGAAACGGCTGATCCAACTGCTGTATTACTTAAAAATAATGATTTACATGTGGAAATTCAAATAGATCGCCTACATCCAATTGGAAAGAATGATGTAGCGGGTGTGAAGGATGTTGTTTTAGAATCGGCTATTACTACGATTATGGACTGTGAGGATTCCGTAGCCGCTGTTGATGCAGAGGATAAAGTTGAAGTTTATTCGAACTGGTTAGGTTTAATGAAGGGCGACTTAACAGCTACGTTTGAAAAAGGGTCAAAAACGCTGACGCGTACATTAAATCCAGATCGTGTATATACAAGTCCAACTGGTGGAAGTGTGACAATTAATGGACGCTCATTAATGTTCATACGTAATGTGGGACACTTAATGACGAATTCGGCGATTTTATATAAAGATGGTCAAGAAGTGCCTGAAGGAATTATGGACGGCGTAATTACAAGTTTAATTGCCAAACATGAGCTGCTTGGTAGTGGACAATATAAAAACTCGCAGGAAGGCTCTGTTTACATCGTAAAACCGAAAATGCATGGCTCAAAAGAGGTTGCATTTGCAAATAAATTATTTGAACGTGTGGAAGATTTAATTGGTGTAAAACGTTTTACATTAAAAATTGGTGTAATGGATGAAGAACGTCGTACATCCTTAAATTTAAAAGCATGTATTCGAGAAGTGAAGGACCGTATTGTTTTCATTAATACAGGCTTTTTAGATCGCACAGGAGATGAAATTCATACATCGATGGAAGCGGGTCCAATGATTCGTAAAGGTGAAATGAAAACGTCTACTTGGTTAGCGGCATATGAAAAATCAAATGTCGCAGTCGGTCTAGATGCAGGTTTACAGGGACGCGCTCAAATAGGGAAAGGGATGTGGGCGATGCCGGATTTAATGGCAGAAATGCTTAAGCAAAAAATTGCGCATCCACAAGCAGGTGCAAATACAGCTTGGGTACCGTCTCCAACAGCAGCGACGTTACATGCTATGCATTATCACCGAGAAAATGTAAAAGAAATTCAAAAAGGCATTACAACTTCAGAAGATTTACAAGATGCAATTTTACAAATTCCACTAGCGCCGTCAACGGATTGGGCACCGGAAGAGGTCCAACAAGAGCTAGATAATAACGCACAAGGGATTTTAGGATATGTTGTGCGCTGGGTAGAGCATGGCGTAGGATGTTCGAAAGTTCCGGACATTAATAATATTGGTTTAATGGAAGACCGCGCGACATTACGTATTTCAAGTCAGCATATGGCAAACTGGCTACATCATGGTATTTGCACAGAGAAGCAAGTACAAGAAACGATGAAGCGCATGGCAAAAGTAGTAGACGAGCAAAATGCAGATGATCCAGAATATGTTGCAATGGCAGCTAATTTTGATGAATCCGTAGCGTTCCAAGCGGCTTGTGATTTAGTATTCAAAGGATATGAACAGCCAAGTGGTTATACAGAGCCAATTTTACACAAAAAGCGTTTAGAAGCAAAAGTGAAGTTTGCTCAAAAAGTGAACGCTTAA
- a CDS encoding LysR family transcriptional regulator, which translates to MDIRQIEYFVEVAKQLSFTKAATTLHVSQPSISKAIQNLETELGVPLFYRSSKQLELTDAGHAVLINALQVLESFHNLRSELTDLMDLKKGQIRIGIPPIVGAEFFSKLISYYKEKYPYIEILLTEVGTKRIRQGIEAGELDIGLVCSFCSTNEQLETIRFVKDPLVLIVHQDHRLAKQEFIELSNLQSEAFIIYRNDFILYDRIIEECSKFGFFPTIACETSQKDLFIEMVQAKIGIALLPQRIAEKITYDTIQTVPLKEQVIHLELGITWKKNKYLPFAVREFIELARGFMPE; encoded by the coding sequence ATGGATATCCGACAAATTGAATATTTTGTTGAAGTTGCAAAACAATTAAGCTTTACGAAAGCCGCCACTACATTGCATGTATCGCAACCTTCTATCAGTAAAGCCATTCAAAATTTAGAGACTGAGCTTGGTGTACCGCTATTTTATCGTTCATCCAAGCAACTTGAATTAACCGATGCTGGGCATGCTGTTTTAATAAATGCCTTACAGGTGCTTGAGTCTTTCCATAATCTACGCTCCGAACTAACTGATTTAATGGACTTAAAAAAGGGACAAATTCGAATTGGTATTCCTCCAATTGTCGGGGCTGAATTTTTTTCGAAATTAATTAGCTATTATAAAGAAAAATATCCATACATTGAAATTTTATTAACTGAAGTTGGCACAAAACGGATTCGACAGGGAATCGAAGCTGGAGAGCTCGACATAGGCTTAGTATGTAGCTTCTGTTCGACAAATGAACAATTAGAAACAATTCGATTTGTAAAAGATCCACTTGTATTAATTGTTCATCAAGATCATCGGCTAGCGAAGCAGGAATTTATTGAACTGTCGAATTTACAGTCGGAGGCATTTATTATTTACCGAAATGATTTTATTTTATATGACCGCATTATTGAAGAATGCTCGAAATTTGGTTTTTTCCCAACGATTGCTTGTGAAACATCTCAAAAGGATTTATTTATCGAAATGGTGCAAGCTAAGATCGGCATTGCATTACTCCCACAAAGAATTGCTGAAAAAATTACATATGACACGATTCAAACCGTTCCTTTAAAAGAGCAAGTCATTCATTTGGAGCTCGGCATTACGTGGAAGAAAAATAAATACTTACCCTTTGCTGTTCGCGAATTTATCGAACTTGCACGTGGTTTTATGCCCGAGTAA